One part of the Pannonibacter sp. XCT-53 genome encodes these proteins:
- the radA gene encoding DNA repair protein RadA, whose protein sequence is MARRSTAFVCQSCGAVSSKWAGRCDSCGEWNSIVEEQTDSGVGGGPSRGRPAKGRIVPLVGLSGEAKEAPRFQSGIKELDRVTGGGFVRGSALLVGGDPGIGKSTLLIQASAALANKGLRSVYISGEEAVDQVRLRAERLGLAGAPVALASETSVEDILATLEAGPPPALLILDSVQTLWTEQADSPPGTVTQVRASAQAMVRYAKKSGTAMVLVGHVTKDGQIAGPRVVEHMVDAVLYFEGDGAHQYRILRSVKNRFGATDEIGVFEMTGSGLQEVANPSALFLGDRATNSPGSVVFAGLEGSRPLLIEIQALVAPSSLGTPRRAVIGWDSARLSMILAVLEARCGVRFSQHDVYLNVAGGLRINEPGADLAVAAALVSSLSGLALPGNCVYFGEVSLSGAIRPVAQGQARLKEAQKLGFDRAICPQGTLKDGGKGEIAADGVQDLASFIARITAGGKRRGDERTRPMASTPLAADTD, encoded by the coding sequence ATGGCCCGCCGATCCACAGCCTTCGTCTGCCAGTCCTGCGGCGCCGTCAGCTCCAAATGGGCGGGGCGTTGCGATTCCTGCGGCGAATGGAACTCCATCGTCGAGGAACAGACCGACAGCGGCGTCGGCGGCGGGCCCTCGCGGGGCCGCCCGGCCAAGGGACGCATCGTGCCGCTGGTGGGGCTGTCGGGCGAGGCCAAGGAAGCGCCCCGCTTCCAGAGCGGCATCAAGGAGCTGGACCGGGTCACCGGCGGCGGCTTCGTGCGCGGGTCCGCGCTGCTGGTCGGCGGCGATCCGGGCATCGGCAAGTCCACGCTGCTGATCCAGGCCTCCGCCGCGCTCGCCAACAAGGGCCTGCGGTCGGTCTACATCTCGGGCGAGGAGGCCGTCGACCAGGTGCGCCTGCGCGCCGAACGCCTCGGTCTGGCCGGAGCTCCCGTGGCGCTGGCCTCGGAGACCAGCGTCGAGGACATCCTTGCCACGCTCGAGGCCGGCCCGCCGCCGGCCCTGCTGATCCTTGATTCGGTGCAGACCCTGTGGACCGAACAGGCCGATTCTCCACCCGGAACCGTCACCCAGGTCCGCGCCTCCGCCCAGGCGATGGTGCGCTACGCCAAGAAGTCCGGCACCGCCATGGTGCTCGTCGGCCACGTCACCAAGGATGGCCAGATCGCCGGTCCCCGCGTGGTCGAGCACATGGTCGATGCCGTGCTCTATTTCGAGGGCGACGGCGCGCATCAGTACCGCATCCTGCGCTCGGTCAAGAACCGCTTCGGGGCAACCGACGAGATCGGCGTCTTCGAGATGACCGGGTCCGGCCTGCAGGAAGTGGCCAATCCGTCTGCACTTTTCCTCGGTGACCGGGCCACCAACTCGCCCGGATCCGTGGTCTTTGCCGGGCTGGAAGGCTCGCGTCCGCTGCTGATCGAGATCCAGGCCCTTGTGGCCCCCTCCTCGCTCGGCACGCCGCGCCGGGCGGTGATCGGATGGGACAGCGCGCGCCTGTCGATGATCCTGGCCGTGCTGGAGGCGCGCTGCGGCGTCCGCTTCTCCCAGCATGACGTCTATCTCAATGTCGCCGGCGGCCTGCGCATCAACGAGCCCGGTGCCGACCTCGCGGTCGCTGCGGCCCTGGTCTCGTCCCTGAGCGGTCTTGCCCTTCCCGGCAATTGCGTCTATTTCGGCGAGGTCAGCCTGTCGGGCGCGATCCGTCCGGTCGCGCAGGGGCAGGCCCGGCTGAAGGAGGCCCAGAAACTCGGCTTCGACCGGGCGATCTGTCCCCAGGGGACCCTCAAGGACGGGGGCAAGGGAGAGATTGCCGCCGACGGGGTCCAGGATCTGGCCAGCTTCATTGCCCGCATCACAGCCGGCGGCAAGCGGCGCGGCGACGAGCGGACAAGACCGATGGCCTCGACACCCTTGGCCGCAGACACGGATTAG
- a CDS encoding replicative DNA helicase has product MKGSIQKVETVSDSVRVAPHNAEAERQLLGAILVNNETYYRVSDFLEAHHFFLPPHKDIYEKIGQLIRAGKTASPITLKTFYPADTRIADLSATQYLLRLAADAASIINAEDYGRTIYDLAVRRNLIRIGEDMVNIAFDAPIDMPPNQQIDDAERRLFELAEKGRSEGGFVSFGDALTETIQMAHAAYNREGALSGISSGLTDLDRLMGGLQHSDLIVLAGRPAMGKTSLATNIAFNVAQAYMSEEQPDGTMKTVNGGVVGFFSLEMSAEQLATRIISEQAEISSSKIRRGDITEAEFEKLAACAQIMQTVPLYVDQTGGISIASLVARARRLKRQRGLDLLIVDYIQLLSGSQKNGANRVQEITEITTGLKALAKELNVPIIALSQLSRQVESRDDKRPQLSDLRESGSIEQDADVVLFVFREEYYLSKTQPEEGTPEYEAWRDKFERVKGKAEVIIAKQRHGPTGTAQLHFQGEFTRFSDLAEDQYLPERLE; this is encoded by the coding sequence ATGAAAGGCAGCATTCAGAAGGTCGAGACCGTGTCGGACAGCGTGCGCGTCGCACCGCACAATGCGGAGGCCGAACGCCAGCTTCTGGGCGCCATTCTCGTCAACAACGAGACCTATTACCGGGTCTCGGACTTTCTCGAGGCGCATCATTTCTTCCTGCCCCCGCACAAGGACATCTACGAGAAGATCGGCCAGCTGATCCGCGCCGGCAAGACCGCCTCCCCGATCACGCTGAAGACCTTCTACCCGGCCGACACCAGGATCGCCGATCTCAGCGCCACCCAGTACCTGCTGCGCCTGGCCGCCGACGCCGCCTCCATCATCAACGCCGAGGACTACGGCCGCACGATCTATGACCTCGCCGTCCGGCGGAACCTGATCCGCATCGGCGAGGACATGGTCAACATCGCCTTCGACGCGCCGATCGACATGCCGCCGAACCAGCAGATCGACGATGCCGAGCGGCGGCTGTTTGAACTGGCCGAAAAGGGCCGCAGCGAAGGCGGGTTCGTCTCCTTCGGCGACGCCCTGACCGAAACCATCCAGATGGCCCATGCCGCCTACAACCGCGAAGGCGCGCTGTCGGGCATCTCCTCGGGCCTCACCGATCTTGACCGCCTCATGGGCGGCCTGCAGCATTCGGACCTGATCGTGCTGGCCGGCCGTCCCGCCATGGGCAAGACGTCGCTCGCCACCAACATCGCCTTCAACGTGGCCCAGGCCTACATGTCCGAGGAGCAGCCCGACGGCACGATGAAGACGGTCAACGGCGGCGTCGTCGGCTTCTTCTCGCTGGAAATGTCGGCCGAACAGCTCGCCACCCGTATCATTTCCGAACAGGCCGAGATCTCCTCCTCGAAGATCCGGCGCGGCGACATCACCGAGGCCGAGTTCGAGAAGCTGGCCGCCTGCGCCCAGATCATGCAGACGGTGCCGCTCTATGTCGACCAGACCGGCGGCATCTCCATCGCCTCGCTTGTCGCCCGCGCCCGCCGTCTCAAGCGCCAGCGCGGCCTCGACCTGCTCATTGTCGACTATATCCAGCTCCTGTCCGGCTCCCAGAAGAACGGGGCCAACCGCGTGCAGGAAATCACCGAGATCACCACGGGCCTGAAGGCGCTCGCCAAGGAGCTGAACGTGCCGATCATCGCCCTGTCGCAGCTGTCGCGTCAGGTGGAATCGCGCGATGACAAGCGGCCGCAGCTGTCGGACCTGCGCGAATCGGGCTCGATCGAACAGGACGCCGACGTGGTGCTGTTCGTGTTCCGCGAGGAGTACTACCTCTCCAAGACCCAGCCCGAGGAAGGCACGCCCGAGTATGAAGCCTGGCGCGACAAGTTCGAGCGGGTGAAGGGCAAGGCCGAAGTCATCATCGCCAAGCAGCGTCATGGCCCCACCGGCACCGCGCAGCTCCACTTCCAGGGCGAGTTCACGCGCTTCTCGGATCTGGCCGAAGACCAGTATCTGCCCGAGCGGCTCGAGTAA
- the rplI gene encoding 50S ribosomal protein L9: MEVILLERVAKLGQMGDKVRVRDGYARNFLLPQGKALRANKANLAKFEAERAQLEARNLERRKDAEAVAGKLNGQTFVVIRSASETGQLYGSVSPRDIAEVATAGGFTIGRGQVHLATPIKTIGLHSVAIALHPEVEVSVSINVARSADEAERQAAGEDLTAREQDVFEFEEEEAEDGEDEGEGDDA, translated from the coding sequence ATGGAAGTCATTCTGCTCGAGCGCGTGGCCAAGCTTGGCCAGATGGGCGACAAGGTTCGCGTCCGCGACGGTTACGCCCGCAATTTCCTGCTGCCGCAGGGCAAGGCGCTGCGCGCCAACAAGGCAAACCTTGCCAAGTTTGAAGCCGAGCGCGCCCAGCTCGAAGCCCGCAACCTGGAGCGCCGCAAGGACGCCGAGGCCGTTGCCGGCAAGCTGAACGGCCAGACCTTCGTGGTCATCCGTTCCGCCTCCGAGACCGGCCAGCTCTACGGCTCCGTCTCCCCGCGCGACATCGCCGAAGTGGCGACCGCCGGCGGCTTCACCATCGGCCGCGGCCAGGTGCATCTGGCAACCCCGATCAAGACCATCGGCCTGCACAGCGTTGCCATCGCGCTGCACCCGGAAGTCGAGGTCTCCGTCTCGATCAACGTCGCCCGCTCCGCTGACGAAGCCGAGCGCCAGGCTGCCGGCGAGGACCTGACCGCCCGCGAGCAGGACGTGTTCGAGTTCGAGGAAGAAGAAGCCGAGGACGGCGAGGACGAGGGCGAAGGCGACGACGCCTGA
- the purF gene encoding amidophosphoribosyltransferase, with the protein MTGTTHHPLQSAHPATGLPDDDLYGDTLREECGVFGVLGHEDAAALTALGLHALQHRGQEAAGIVTYDDNDQFRSERHLGLVGDHFSSAETISRLAGSAAVGHVRYSTTGEPALRNVQPLFAELDGGGFAICHNGNFTNGLTLRRQLIRDGAICQSTSDSEVVLQLVARSRQPKIVDRFIEAIQQMEGAYSLVALTRKKLIGARDPLGIRPLVLGDLNGAPILASETCALDIIGAKFIREIENGEVIVCTSGGIESYFPFGRRKARPCIFEYVYFARPDSVVGGRSVYDVRRQMGAQLAMESHVDADVVVPVPDSGVPAAIGYSQQSGVPFELGIIRNHYVGRTFIEPTQSIRTLGVKLKHSANRAQIEGKRVVLIDDSLVRGTTSLKIVQMIRDAGAREVHFRLASPPIRYSDYYGIDTPVREKLLAARYNLEEMRAFIGADSLAFLSIEGIYKAMGYEGRDNTDPQFTDHCFTGDYPTPLTDLSEDVEFRKPPRLVEMR; encoded by the coding sequence ATGACCGGAACGACCCATCATCCGCTGCAGTCCGCGCACCCCGCGACCGGGCTGCCTGACGACGACCTGTACGGCGACACGCTGCGCGAAGAGTGCGGCGTGTTCGGCGTTCTGGGGCACGAGGATGCCGCAGCCCTGACCGCGCTCGGGCTCCACGCCCTGCAGCACCGTGGCCAGGAAGCCGCCGGGATCGTGACCTACGACGACAACGACCAGTTCCGCTCCGAGCGTCATCTGGGTCTCGTTGGCGACCATTTCTCCAGCGCCGAGACGATCAGCCGCCTCGCCGGCTCCGCCGCCGTCGGCCATGTGCGCTACTCGACCACCGGTGAACCGGCCCTGCGCAACGTCCAGCCGCTGTTTGCCGAGCTCGACGGCGGCGGCTTCGCCATCTGCCACAACGGCAACTTCACCAATGGCCTGACGTTGCGGCGCCAGCTCATCCGGGACGGGGCCATCTGCCAGTCCACGTCCGATTCCGAGGTGGTGCTGCAGCTCGTGGCCCGCAGCCGCCAGCCCAAGATCGTCGACCGCTTCATCGAGGCGATCCAGCAGATGGAAGGCGCCTACTCGCTGGTCGCCCTCACGCGCAAGAAGCTGATCGGCGCCCGCGATCCGCTCGGCATCCGCCCGCTGGTCCTCGGCGACCTGAACGGCGCCCCGATCCTCGCCTCCGAGACCTGCGCCCTCGACATCATCGGGGCCAAGTTCATCCGCGAGATCGAGAATGGCGAGGTCATCGTCTGCACCTCGGGTGGCATCGAGAGCTACTTCCCCTTCGGCCGCCGCAAGGCCCGCCCCTGCATCTTCGAGTATGTCTACTTCGCCCGGCCGGATTCGGTCGTGGGCGGCCGCTCGGTCTATGACGTGCGCCGCCAGATGGGCGCCCAGCTCGCCATGGAAAGCCATGTCGATGCGGATGTGGTGGTTCCGGTGCCCGACAGCGGCGTTCCCGCCGCCATCGGCTACAGCCAGCAGTCGGGCGTGCCCTTCGAGCTCGGCATCATCCGCAACCACTATGTCGGCCGCACCTTCATCGAGCCGACCCAGTCGATCCGCACCCTCGGCGTCAAGCTCAAGCACTCGGCCAACCGCGCCCAGATCGAGGGCAAGCGCGTGGTGCTGATCGACGACAGTCTGGTGCGCGGCACGACCTCCTTGAAGATCGTCCAGATGATCCGCGATGCCGGCGCGCGCGAGGTGCATTTCCGCCTCGCCAGCCCCCCGATCCGCTATTCCGACTATTACGGCATCGACACCCCCGTGCGCGAGAAGCTGCTCGCCGCCCGTTACAACCTGGAAGAGATGCGGGCCTTCATCGGCGCCGACAGCCTCGCCTTCCTCTCCATCGAGGGGATCTACAAGGCCATGGGCTACGAGGGCCGCGACAACACCGATCCGCAGTTCACCGACCACTGCTTCACCGGCGACTATCCGACCCCGCTCACCGACCTGTCGGAGGATGTGGAGTTCCGCAAGCCGCCGCGCCTGGTCGAGATGCGGTGA
- the alr gene encoding alanine racemase, translated as MTDPQTVPPPPAARRARVTVDDAGHGSVLTIDPAAIARNWQAITGVVGPATAVAATIKSDAYGCGIGPVVRALSAAGCSTFFVALPQEGLAARREAPSAVIYVLNGLLPGAAPLYAEARLRPVLGSLPEVEDWALFCRSRKVPLEAALHLDTGMNRLGLPEEDAARIAADSVLTRAFRISLVMSHLACGSSPVSPFNRTQLARFEALSARFPGLPRSLANSAGVYLGPDFHFDLVRPGIALYGGEIHEGDPLRLAPVLRLEAHILQLRTVAAGTPVGYGQAQVTTRPTRLAILSTGYGDGYHRRAGGSDDRPGATAWLAGHRVPLFGRISMDLMAVDVTDVPADLARRGARVELLGPNADITAVAAAAETIDYELLTGLGRRHRRVYGPLGEDL; from the coding sequence ATGACCGATCCCCAGACCGTTCCCCCGCCGCCAGCCGCCCGCAGAGCCCGGGTGACGGTCGATGACGCGGGCCATGGCAGCGTGCTGACGATCGACCCGGCCGCAATCGCGCGCAACTGGCAGGCGATCACCGGGGTCGTCGGTCCTGCGACCGCGGTGGCGGCCACGATCAAGTCCGACGCCTATGGCTGCGGCATCGGCCCGGTCGTGCGCGCCCTGTCTGCCGCCGGCTGTTCCACCTTCTTCGTCGCCCTGCCCCAGGAAGGGCTCGCCGCCCGGCGCGAGGCGCCCTCGGCGGTGATCTACGTGCTCAACGGGCTGCTGCCGGGCGCCGCCCCGCTCTATGCGGAGGCGCGGCTCAGGCCGGTGCTCGGCTCCCTGCCCGAGGTCGAGGACTGGGCCCTCTTCTGCCGCAGCCGCAAGGTGCCGCTCGAGGCGGCCCTGCATCTGGACACCGGCATGAACCGCCTCGGCCTTCCCGAGGAGGATGCGGCCCGGATCGCCGCAGACAGTGTCCTGACGCGCGCCTTCCGCATCAGTCTGGTGATGAGCCATCTGGCGTGCGGCTCCAGTCCCGTCTCGCCCTTCAACCGCACGCAGCTTGCCCGGTTCGAGGCGCTGTCGGCGCGGTTTCCCGGTCTGCCGCGCTCGCTTGCCAATTCGGCCGGCGTCTATCTCGGGCCCGATTTCCACTTCGATCTGGTCCGCCCGGGCATCGCGCTCTACGGCGGCGAGATCCACGAGGGCGATCCGCTGCGCCTCGCCCCCGTGCTGCGGCTCGAGGCGCACATCCTGCAGCTGCGCACGGTTGCAGCCGGCACGCCGGTCGGCTACGGCCAGGCCCAGGTCACGACCCGTCCCACGCGTCTGGCGATCCTGTCGACCGGCTATGGCGACGGCTATCACCGCCGCGCCGGCGGCTCCGACGACCGCCCGGGCGCGACCGCCTGGCTTGCCGGTCACCGGGTGCCCCTGTTCGGCCGGATTTCCATGGATCTGATGGCGGTCGACGTGACCGATGTTCCGGCAGACCTTGCAAGGCGTGGTGCCCGGGTCGAGCTGCTCGGGCCGAATGCCGACATCACGGCGGTCGCCGCCGCCGCCGAAACCATTGACTACGAACTGCTGACCGGGCTCGGGCGCCGCCACAGGCGCGTCTACGGGCCGCTCGGCGAGGATCTCTGA
- the fabD gene encoding ACP S-malonyltransferase, giving the protein MSVAFIFPGQGSQDIGMGKELADGFAEARAVFAEVDEALGQKLSELMWTGSKDELTLTANAQPALMAVSLAALRVMEARGIDLKASAAYVAGHSLGEYSALAAAGSLSIGDAARLLRLRGTSMQAAVPVGVGAMAALLGLDFDVAREVAAEASAPGEVCEAANDNAPGQVVVSGHKAAVERAVEIAKGKGGRRAVLLPVSAPFHCSLMQPAADAMAEALAGVTIQAPKVPLVANVLARPISDPAEIRTRLVQQVTGTVRWRESVEWLAGEGVSTFVEIGAGKVLSGMVKRIAKDATGLAVNVPGDVDAVLEQLKG; this is encoded by the coding sequence ATGAGCGTCGCGTTCATCTTCCCCGGACAGGGCAGCCAGGACATCGGCATGGGCAAGGAGCTGGCCGATGGCTTTGCCGAGGCGCGGGCGGTCTTTGCCGAAGTCGACGAGGCGCTCGGGCAGAAGCTCTCGGAGCTGATGTGGACCGGCAGCAAGGACGAGCTGACGCTGACGGCGAATGCCCAGCCGGCGCTGATGGCGGTGAGCCTTGCAGCGCTGCGGGTGATGGAAGCGCGCGGCATCGACCTGAAGGCATCCGCTGCCTATGTGGCCGGCCATTCGCTCGGTGAGTATTCCGCGCTTGCGGCTGCCGGCAGCCTGTCGATCGGTGACGCGGCGCGGCTCCTGCGGCTGCGCGGCACCTCGATGCAGGCGGCCGTGCCGGTCGGCGTCGGTGCCATGGCGGCGCTGCTCGGGCTCGACTTCGATGTTGCCCGGGAGGTTGCCGCCGAGGCGAGCGCGCCGGGCGAGGTCTGCGAGGCGGCCAACGACAACGCACCGGGCCAGGTCGTGGTTTCCGGCCACAAGGCTGCCGTGGAGCGCGCCGTCGAGATTGCCAAGGGCAAGGGCGGGCGCCGCGCGGTGCTTCTGCCGGTGTCCGCTCCCTTCCATTGCTCGCTGATGCAGCCGGCCGCCGATGCCATGGCCGAAGCGCTTGCCGGCGTGACGATCCAGGCGCCGAAGGTCCCGCTGGTCGCCAACGTGCTGGCGCGGCCGATTTCCGACCCGGCCGAGATCCGCACGCGGCTGGTGCAGCAGGTGACCGGGACCGTGCGCTGGCGCGAGTCCGTCGAGTGGCTTGCCGGCGAGGGGGTCTCGACCTTTGTCGAGATCGGCGCGGGCAAGGTGCTTTCGGGCATGGTCAAGCGCATTGCCAAGGACGCGACCGGTCTTGCCGTCAACGTGCCGGGCGACGTCGATGCCGTGCTGGAGCAGCTGAAGGGCTGA
- a CDS encoding CvpA family protein, whose translation MPITLLDGILLVIMLVSAVLAMVRGFVREVLSIASWVAAAASAYFLYGYVLPFARQYISNEYVALGASVAGVFLLTLIIVSYITMRISDFVLDSRIGALDRTLGFVFGAARGMLLVVVAMLFFNWFVPAERQPDWVAQAKSRDLLVHVGDQLIAALPEDPEAAILDRIRSSRQAPAAATSGAGAGQTQGTAPGTAPGTTPAPDENTGYSPAERRGIEQLTTGGTGN comes from the coding sequence ATGCCGATCACGCTTCTGGACGGAATTCTTCTCGTCATCATGCTGGTGTCCGCCGTCCTGGCGATGGTGCGCGGCTTCGTGCGCGAGGTGCTGTCGATCGCCTCCTGGGTTGCCGCCGCAGCCAGCGCCTATTTCCTCTACGGCTACGTGCTGCCCTTTGCGCGCCAGTACATCAGCAACGAGTACGTGGCGCTTGGCGCCTCCGTGGCCGGCGTGTTCCTGCTGACCCTGATCATCGTGAGCTACATCACGATGCGCATTTCCGATTTCGTGCTGGACAGCCGGATCGGCGCGCTCGACCGCACGCTGGGCTTCGTCTTTGGCGCGGCCCGTGGCATGCTGCTGGTCGTCGTCGCCATGCTGTTCTTCAACTGGTTCGTGCCGGCAGAGCGCCAGCCGGACTGGGTGGCCCAGGCCAAGTCGCGTGACCTGCTGGTCCATGTCGGCGACCAGCTCATCGCGGCGCTGCCCGAAGATCCCGAGGCCGCGATCCTCGACCGGATCCGCTCGAGCCGGCAGGCCCCGGCGGCCGCCACCTCGGGCGCGGGGGCCGGCCAGACGCAGGGAACAGCACCGGGAACGGCGCCGGGAACGACGCCGGCACCGGACGAGAACACGGGCTACTCGCCGGCCGAGCGCCGGGGCATCGAGCAACTGACCACCGGTGGCACCGGAAACTGA
- a CDS encoding acyl carrier protein: protein MSDIAERVKKIVVEHLGVDSEKVVLGASFIDDLGADSLDTVELVMAFEEEFGVEIPDDAAETILTVGDAVSFLEKNAG, encoded by the coding sequence ATGAGCGATATCGCGGAACGTGTGAAGAAGATCGTTGTCGAGCACCTGGGCGTCGACTCCGAGAAGGTTGTGCTGGGTGCGAGCTTCATCGACGACCTCGGCGCAGACAGCCTTGACACCGTTGAGCTGGTCATGGCCTTTGAAGAAGAATTCGGCGTCGAGATCCCGGACGATGCAGCCGAGACCATCCTGACCGTCGGTGACGCTGTCAGCTTCCTGGAAAAGAACGCCGGTTAA
- the rpsR gene encoding 30S ribosomal protein S18 — translation MSEIAQIPARRPFFRRRKTCPFSGNGAPVIDYKDIRLLQRYISERGKIVPSRITAVSAKKQRELARAIKRARLLALLPFVIK, via the coding sequence ATGTCCGAAATCGCTCAGATCCCCGCCCGTCGTCCGTTCTTCCGTCGTCGCAAGACCTGCCCGTTCTCCGGCAACGGCGCCCCGGTCATCGACTACAAGGACATCCGTCTGCTGCAGCGCTACATCTCCGAGCGCGGCAAGATCGTCCCGAGCCGCATCACCGCGGTCTCCGCGAAGAAGCAGCGTGAGCTGGCCCGCGCCATCAAGCGCGCCCGCCTGCTGGCCCTGCTGCCCTTCGTCATCAAGTAA
- the rpsF gene encoding 30S ribosomal protein S6, with amino-acid sequence MPLYEHVFLARQDVSTQQVEQLVEQYKGLIEANGGKVGKIENWGLRSLAYRVKKNRKAHYTMMNIDAPHAAVAEMERQMGINEDILRFMTLKVEAHDEEQSAMMQKRDRDDRRRRDDRFGGERSDRPERSDRPARGPRRADAE; translated from the coding sequence ATGCCGCTTTATGAACACGTGTTCCTGGCCCGCCAGGACGTGTCGACCCAGCAGGTCGAGCAGCTCGTCGAGCAGTACAAGGGCCTGATCGAAGCCAACGGTGGCAAGGTCGGCAAGATCGAGAACTGGGGCCTGCGCTCCCTCGCCTACCGCGTGAAGAAGAACCGCAAGGCTCACTACACGATGATGAACATCGACGCCCCGCACGCCGCGGTCGCCGAGATGGAACGTCAGATGGGCATCAACGAAGACATCCTGCGCTTCATGACCCTCAAGGTCGAGGCTCACGATGAAGAGCAGTCTGCCATGATGCAGAAGCGTGACCGCGATGACCGTCGCCGCCGCGACGACCGCTTCGGCGGCGAGCGCAGCGACCGCCCGGAACGGTCCGACCGTCCGGCCCGTGGTCCCCGTCGTGCAGATGCGGAGTAA
- the fabG gene encoding 3-oxoacyl-[acyl-carrier-protein] reductase codes for MFNLNDRTALVTGATGGIGEAIARALHAQGATVTLSGTRVEKLEALAADLGSRVHVAAANLSDRAAVEGLIPAAEAAMGRVDILINNAGITRDNIFMRMKDEEWDQVLEVNLTSGFHLCRSAIKGMMKRRHGRIIGITSVVGVTGNPGQANYAAAKAGMIGMYKSIAREIASRNVTVNTIAPGFIETAMTDVLNDKQKESILGSVPAGRLGTAAEIAAAAVYLASDEAAYMTGQTLHVNGGMAMI; via the coding sequence ATGTTCAATCTGAACGACAGGACCGCGCTGGTGACCGGCGCGACCGGCGGCATCGGCGAGGCGATTGCCCGCGCGCTGCACGCCCAGGGCGCGACGGTGACCCTTTCGGGTACCCGTGTGGAAAAGCTGGAGGCGCTGGCCGCCGATCTCGGCAGCCGGGTGCATGTGGCCGCCGCCAACCTGTCCGACCGGGCCGCCGTCGAGGGGCTGATCCCGGCCGCCGAGGCTGCCATGGGCCGCGTCGACATTCTCATCAACAATGCCGGCATCACCCGCGACAACATCTTCATGCGCATGAAGGATGAGGAGTGGGACCAGGTGCTGGAAGTGAACCTGACCTCCGGGTTCCACCTCTGCCGCTCCGCCATCAAGGGCATGATGAAGCGCCGCCATGGCCGCATCATCGGCATCACCTCGGTGGTCGGCGTGACCGGCAACCCGGGGCAGGCCAACTATGCGGCCGCAAAGGCCGGCATGATCGGCATGTACAAGTCGATCGCCCGCGAGATCGCAAGCCGCAACGTGACGGTGAACACCATCGCGCCGGGCTTCATCGAGACGGCGATGACGGATGTGCTGAACGACAAGCAGAAGGAATCGATTCTCGGGTCCGTGCCGGCCGGCCGGCTCGGGACGGCTGCGGAGATTGCGGCTGCCGCCGTCTATCTGGCCAGTGACGAGGCTGCCTACATGACGGGACAGACCCTGCATGTGAATGGCGGCATGGCCATGATCTGA